The proteins below are encoded in one region of Nocardioides marmorisolisilvae:
- a CDS encoding FtsW/RodA/SpoVE family cell cycle protein, which produces MSGIAASRAAAFTGFVHRRRRGAELMLLILSLVVGIGAYAAVGIGAEGKVPADIIPYGGWLAVLVIAAHVAIRLRAPYADPVLLPIISALNGLGLAIIHRINIAQPDRAPAAHTQLTWMTIGVVLFIVVLVVLRDHRRLQAFTYTSGLGAILLLLLPLVPGVGTRINGARIWIHLGPMSFQPGEVAKVLLVVAFAGYLVVHRDALALAGRRVLFVDLPRGRDLGPILVMWLVSLGVLVFQNDLGSSLLFFGLFLVMLYVATERAGWLLVGALMFLVGAYLSYLLVGHVQDRVNLWLDPFHDPNGYQLVQGLYGMAWGGLTGRGLGLGSPQITPFGYSDFIASSVGEELGLTGLMAVILLYALLVERGLRTALISRDNFGKLMASGLAVTFALQVFVVVGGVTGLIPLTGLTTPFLSYGGSSLVANWVIVALLLRISDQARKPPPEWSDRDEDADATQVVSLR; this is translated from the coding sequence ATGTCCGGCATCGCCGCCTCCCGCGCGGCGGCCTTCACCGGCTTCGTGCACCGTCGGCGGCGGGGTGCGGAGTTGATGCTGCTGATCCTCAGCCTGGTCGTGGGGATCGGCGCCTACGCCGCCGTCGGCATCGGCGCCGAGGGCAAGGTCCCGGCCGACATCATCCCGTACGGCGGCTGGCTCGCCGTGCTGGTGATCGCCGCGCACGTGGCGATCCGGCTGCGGGCGCCGTACGCCGACCCGGTGCTGCTGCCGATCATCTCGGCCCTCAACGGGCTCGGGCTGGCGATCATCCACCGGATCAACATCGCCCAGCCCGACCGCGCCCCGGCGGCGCACACCCAGCTCACCTGGATGACCATCGGCGTGGTGCTGTTCATCGTCGTGCTCGTCGTACTGCGCGACCACCGGCGCCTGCAGGCGTTCACCTACACCTCCGGTCTGGGCGCGATCCTGCTGCTGCTGCTGCCCCTGGTGCCGGGCGTCGGCACCCGCATCAACGGCGCCCGGATCTGGATCCACCTCGGCCCGATGAGCTTCCAGCCGGGCGAGGTCGCCAAGGTGCTGCTGGTCGTCGCCTTCGCCGGTTACCTGGTGGTGCACCGCGACGCCCTCGCGCTGGCCGGGCGACGGGTGCTCTTCGTGGACCTCCCGCGCGGACGTGACCTCGGCCCGATCCTGGTGATGTGGCTGGTCAGCCTCGGCGTGCTGGTCTTCCAGAACGACCTCGGCTCGTCGCTGCTGTTCTTCGGGCTGTTCCTGGTGATGCTCTACGTGGCCACGGAGCGGGCGGGCTGGCTGCTGGTGGGCGCACTGATGTTTCTGGTCGGCGCCTACCTGAGCTACCTGCTGGTCGGTCACGTGCAGGACCGGGTCAACCTGTGGCTGGACCCCTTCCACGACCCGAACGGCTACCAGCTGGTCCAGGGTCTCTACGGGATGGCCTGGGGCGGCCTCACCGGTCGGGGGCTGGGTCTGGGGAGCCCCCAGATCACCCCGTTCGGCTACTCCGACTTCATCGCCTCCTCGGTCGGCGAGGAGCTCGGGCTCACTGGTCTGATGGCGGTGATCCTGCTCTACGCACTGCTGGTCGAGCGTGGACTGCGCACCGCGCTGATCTCACGTGACAACTTCGGCAAGCTGATGGCCTCGGGCCTCGCGGTGACGTTCGCACTGCAGGTCTTCGTTGTCGTCGGCGGGGTCACCGGGCTGATCCCGTTGACCGGCCTGACCACACCGTTCCTGTCGTACGGCGGCTCCAGCCTGGTCGCCAACTGGGTGATCGTGGCGTTGCTGCTGCGCATCTCGGACCAGGCCCGCAAGCCACCGCCGGAGTGGAGCGACCGTGACGAGGACGCCGACGCGACCCAGGTGGTGAGCCTGCGATGA
- a CDS encoding PP2C family protein-serine/threonine phosphatase produces MRLALRFTALSDVGRVRRDNQDSGYAGPHLLAVADGVGGAARGDVASATTIQQIRELDRPPGNDATEQLVSAVHRAHTRLADLVADNPELDGTSTTATVALFDGAQVILAHVGDSRAYLLHEGELRQLTKDHTFVQSLVDEGRITDDEARVHPHRNLILRAVDGVREPEPDVFTVPLAPGDRILVCSDGCCGSLTDEELAGLLATDPLDRAAPALVNAALEAGSSDNVTVVVAEVVDEDQHTDAAEPDAAEPDAAESASPIVVGAAAGTVRTGLRGSLRRRRQEPEPPTDPEALRYAPLPPRRSPWARRLAVLALVVVVLVVAAILGYRWTQSQYYVGAQGSHVAIYQGIDMEVPGVTLRHLVTTEPLELRALGEYDGALVRGGITRSSLSSAQEKVRELVANHCKPVPKQLTKAEKTALKKAQRKARKHHRPVPKRPMVPPAGCPGSA; encoded by the coding sequence ATGAGACTGGCACTGCGTTTCACCGCACTCTCCGACGTGGGCAGGGTGCGTCGTGACAACCAGGACTCCGGGTACGCCGGCCCGCACCTGCTCGCGGTCGCCGACGGGGTCGGCGGCGCGGCCCGCGGCGATGTCGCCAGCGCCACCACGATCCAACAGATCCGCGAGCTCGACCGTCCGCCGGGCAACGATGCGACCGAGCAGCTCGTCAGCGCGGTGCACCGGGCACACACCCGGCTGGCCGACCTGGTCGCCGACAACCCCGAGCTCGACGGCACCAGCACCACCGCGACGGTGGCGCTCTTCGACGGGGCCCAGGTGATCCTCGCCCATGTCGGCGACAGCCGTGCCTACCTGCTCCACGAGGGTGAGCTGCGCCAGCTCACCAAGGACCACACGTTCGTGCAGAGCCTCGTCGACGAGGGCCGGATCACCGACGACGAGGCGCGGGTCCACCCGCACCGCAACCTGATCCTGCGTGCGGTGGACGGGGTCCGCGAGCCAGAGCCCGATGTCTTCACGGTGCCGCTCGCGCCCGGCGACCGGATCCTGGTCTGCTCCGACGGGTGCTGCGGCTCACTCACCGACGAGGAGCTGGCCGGGCTGCTCGCCACCGATCCCCTCGACCGCGCCGCCCCCGCCCTGGTGAACGCCGCCCTCGAGGCCGGCAGCTCCGACAACGTCACCGTGGTGGTCGCCGAGGTGGTCGACGAGGACCAACACACCGACGCTGCAGAGCCGGACGCTGCGGAGCCCGACGCTGCTGAGTCCGCGTCCCCGATCGTCGTCGGCGCCGCCGCGGGCACGGTCCGCACGGGTCTGCGCGGGTCCCTGCGCCGGCGCAGGCAGGAGCCGGAGCCGCCGACCGACCCCGAGGCGCTGCGCTACGCCCCGCTGCCACCACGGCGGTCGCCGTGGGCCCGCCGACTCGCCGTCCTGGCACTCGTCGTGGTCGTGCTGGTCGTCGCCGCGATCCTCGGCTACCGCTGGACACAGTCGCAGTACTACGTCGGTGCGCAGGGCTCGCACGTGGCGATCTACCAGGGCATCGACATGGAGGTGCCCGGGGTGACGCTGCGCCACCTCGTGACGACCGAGCCACTGGAACTGCGGGCCCTGGGTGAGTACGACGGCGCCCTGGTGCGTGGTGGCATCACCCGATCGAGCCTGTCGTCGGCCCAGGAGAAGGTCCGCGAGCTGGTGGCCAACCACTGCAAGCCGGTCCCGAAGCAGCTGACCAAGGCCGAGAAGACCGCGTTGAAGAAGGCGCAGCGCAAGGCCAGGAAGCACCATCGTCCGGTCCCGAAGCGCCCGATGGTGCCGCCGGCCGGCTGCCCGGGGAGCGCCTGA
- a CDS encoding peptidoglycan D,D-transpeptidase FtsI family protein, whose protein sequence is MNRPIRVLAVGCMVLFLALLLRSTYVQYWEAKSLDTVSRHENNIRVIDAQFSRQRGAIVVNGKAIAVSKKSGDRYKYQRTYPQGPEYADLTGYFTRDWGLGGIESSQNTLLSGEDDSLFLNRMVDLVNNRRPKGGSVVLTINPAAQKAAYDGLKGKIGAVVALQPDTGKVLAMASSPTYDPNKLATHRFDTVGKYKTRLLDKKPSPLNNIGIETVVPPGSTFKLVTLSAALSSGRFNPDSLVPGASSMKLPQSTHLLHNENNFACGAGKVTLTVALEKSCNVAFGTVGEKLGIKRLADQSKKFGFSLTKAGSIISPNIYFHDLDDPITRQSASRFPADADPPHTVLSAIGQGDDAATPLQMAMVAAGIANNGTVMRPYLVSETDSPDLDVLSKTTPKPIADQPAISPSVAEQVTDMMVQVVDNGTGTPAQIPGVEVAGKTGTAQSEASRPPYAWFVSFAPAQNPQVAVAVLIQDAGVARDQISGGGLAAPIAKAVMEAVMHR, encoded by the coding sequence ATGAATCGACCGATCCGCGTCCTCGCGGTGGGCTGCATGGTGCTCTTCCTGGCGCTGCTGCTCCGGTCCACCTACGTGCAGTACTGGGAGGCCAAGTCCCTCGACACGGTCTCCCGCCACGAGAACAACATCCGGGTGATCGACGCTCAGTTCTCCCGGCAGCGCGGCGCGATCGTGGTCAACGGAAAGGCCATCGCGGTCAGCAAGAAGTCCGGCGACCGCTACAAGTACCAGCGCACCTACCCCCAGGGCCCGGAGTACGCCGACCTGACCGGCTACTTCACCCGCGACTGGGGGCTGGGCGGGATCGAGTCCTCGCAGAACACCCTGCTCTCCGGCGAGGACGACAGCCTGTTCCTCAACCGGATGGTCGATCTGGTGAACAACCGTCGGCCCAAGGGCGGCAGCGTGGTGCTGACCATCAACCCGGCGGCCCAGAAGGCGGCGTACGACGGCCTGAAGGGCAAGATCGGCGCGGTCGTCGCCCTGCAGCCGGACACCGGCAAGGTGCTGGCGATGGCGTCGTCGCCGACGTACGACCCGAACAAGCTGGCCACCCACCGCTTCGACACCGTCGGCAAGTACAAGACCCGGCTGCTCGACAAGAAGCCCAGCCCGCTGAACAACATCGGGATCGAGACGGTGGTCCCGCCGGGCTCGACGTTCAAGCTGGTCACCCTGTCGGCCGCTCTGTCGAGCGGGAGGTTCAACCCCGACTCGCTGGTCCCGGGCGCCTCGAGCATGAAGCTGCCGCAGTCGACCCACCTGCTGCACAACGAGAACAACTTCGCGTGTGGCGCAGGCAAGGTGACCCTGACCGTCGCGCTGGAGAAGTCCTGCAACGTCGCGTTCGGCACCGTCGGCGAGAAGCTCGGCATCAAGCGGCTCGCCGACCAGTCGAAGAAGTTCGGCTTCAGCCTGACCAAGGCCGGGTCGATCATCAGTCCGAACATCTACTTCCACGACCTCGACGACCCCATCACTCGACAGTCGGCCAGCCGGTTCCCGGCCGACGCTGACCCGCCGCACACGGTGCTGTCCGCCATCGGACAGGGCGACGACGCCGCCACCCCGCTCCAGATGGCCATGGTGGCCGCCGGAATCGCCAACAACGGCACGGTGATGAGGCCCTACCTGGTCTCCGAGACCGACTCGCCCGACCTCGACGTGCTGTCGAAGACCACCCCCAAGCCGATCGCGGACCAGCCGGCGATCAGCCCATCGGTGGCCGAGCAGGTGACCGACATGATGGTGCAGGTCGTCGACAACGGCACCGGTACGCCGGCCCAGATCCCGGGTGTGGAGGTCGCCGGCAAGACCGGCACCGCGCAGAGCGAGGCCAGCCGGCCGCCGTACGCCTGGTTCGTGTCGTTCGCGCCGGCCCAGAACCCGCAGGTCGCGGTGGCAGTGCTGATCCAGGACGCCGGGGTCGCCCGGGACCAGATCTCCGGCGGCGGCCTGGCGGCGCCGATCGCCAAGGCCGTGATGGAAGCGGTGATGCACCGGTGA